One genomic segment of Erysipelotrichaceae bacterium 66202529 includes these proteins:
- a CDS encoding LytTR family transcriptional regulator, which produces MMDTGKLTILFIDVKQEMEQLILNCLASGSGYTVTSSSMEFLQKKPSIPQVKEFDYIVLHAFDIQDVNNKVMTLFSCFRKAKTILLCENSEDFFSLQSYSWFFAIRCSKLTQDCKSLQEKLKYLYGKDECYYFQHSDTMRKLRIQEIYYIECNKNYLYINGKQDCWKDRATIKYAQDSLSGYGCLLINRGVIVNPVYIESIHGNEIIMQNQRILYISRARKQEVYQKCQELLHV; this is translated from the coding sequence AGGTAAATTAACAATTCTTTTTATTGATGTAAAGCAGGAGATGGAGCAGCTGATTCTGAACTGTCTTGCATCCGGCAGTGGCTACACGGTGACCAGCAGCAGTATGGAATTTCTACAGAAGAAGCCTTCCATACCACAGGTAAAAGAATTTGATTATATTGTCCTCCATGCTTTTGATATTCAGGATGTGAATAATAAGGTCATGACACTGTTTTCCTGCTTCAGAAAAGCGAAGACGATATTGCTTTGTGAAAACAGTGAGGATTTCTTTTCTCTGCAAAGCTACTCCTGGTTCTTCGCAATACGATGCTCCAAGCTTACACAGGACTGTAAATCTCTGCAAGAAAAACTAAAGTACTTGTATGGGAAGGATGAATGCTATTATTTCCAGCATTCTGATACGATGCGGAAGCTGCGTATACAGGAAATTTATTATATCGAATGCAATAAAAACTATTTGTATATCAATGGTAAGCAGGATTGCTGGAAGGATCGGGCTACTATAAAATATGCACAGGACTCATTATCCGGTTATGGCTGCCTGCTGATTAATCGCGGTGTTATTGTTAATCCAGTATATATTGAAAGTATCCATGGCAATGAGATTATCATGCAAAATCAAAGGATTCTATATATCAGCAGAGCTAGAAAACAGGAAGTATATCAGAAATGCCAGGAACTTTTACATGTGTGA
- a CDS encoding DUF4157 domain-containing protein yields the protein MCFPERREDQIMEQLYKTEANQKRVTKQSVFVHHNSDYPLRLGAKAFAYGNDIYLGKGAESSYLHELGHVIQQQNNEVKPQKYIHNIPVNMNSD from the coding sequence ATGTGCTTTCCTGAGAGAAGGGAGGATCAAATAATGGAACAGCTGTATAAAACAGAAGCAAATCAGAAGCGTGTAACTAAACAATCAGTATTTGTTCACCATAATTCAGATTATCCTTTACGTTTGGGGGCAAAAGCATTCGCCTATGGAAATGATATATATTTGGGGAAAGGAGCGGAGTCATCTTATTTGCATGAGCTTGGTCATGTTATCCAGCAGCAAAATAATGAAGTAAAGCCACAAAAATACATACATAATATTCCTGTGAATATGAATTCTGATTAG
- a CDS encoding DUF4135 domain-containing protein, whose protein sequence is MFTKEKLEQKWNDEKIIIYIKELNDLISKCLTDIVKVNKATANEYFSIVIDILKSARTILPESAVSTGNSRDRIIMKQKKLCIIFKTKFNSYLGEALNEMRYDVATDVNFGKTGETTMDPNILQLSTVSLEDIRYVIQLTAKKDMTRFESSLQLLKKCCQKENVKKAIFGCNLNVTNFLITYDSDHDDIQTTRPIVLAFLRRLELTAQFIDQVYEELERKFWIIPSGSDPHEGGKQALFLENKETKQQIVYKRRSLSPDNVLTGSDGILGTVAIKRDFIHPAMRLPTMLINPEENTEMVVSLPKEATKAVTREQALKIFYQLGMMDVLTTLMGIGDLHTDNIIITDKGPLIIDAEVSFIDYSNNYIQSSVGPLKRYWSSDQFSLASSVFFIRDICGIRMSWEAYADSDSPYQQEFFTGRKETIAYLQTGDAFNQLMHTCKSNLWKIQTV, encoded by the coding sequence GTGTTCACAAAAGAAAAGTTAGAACAAAAATGGAATGATGAAAAGATAATTATATATATAAAGGAATTAAATGATTTGATAAGTAAATGTCTGACAGACATAGTAAAAGTTAATAAAGCAACTGCAAATGAATACTTTTCTATTGTGATTGATATTTTGAAAAGCGCCAGAACAATCTTACCAGAATCTGCAGTAAGTACAGGAAATAGTAGAGATAGAATTATAATGAAACAAAAAAAACTATGCATTATTTTTAAGACGAAATTTAATTCATACTTAGGAGAAGCATTGAATGAAATGCGATACGATGTTGCGACAGATGTGAATTTCGGTAAAACGGGAGAAACTACAATGGATCCAAATATTTTACAACTGTCTACAGTATCACTAGAAGATATTCGATATGTTATACAACTGACTGCTAAAAAAGACATGACCAGATTTGAAAGTTCATTACAGCTATTAAAAAAATGTTGTCAAAAGGAAAATGTAAAAAAGGCCATATTTGGATGTAATCTAAATGTTACAAATTTTTTAATTACATATGATTCGGATCATGATGATATACAGACAACACGACCAATTGTACTTGCATTTCTTCGAAGACTAGAGCTTACTGCACAATTTATCGATCAGGTGTATGAGGAACTTGAGAGAAAATTCTGGATAATACCAAGCGGTTCAGATCCTCATGAAGGAGGAAAACAGGCTCTGTTTCTTGAAAATAAAGAAACGAAACAACAGATTGTTTACAAGAGACGTTCTCTTAGTCCAGATAATGTTTTGACAGGAAGTGATGGTATACTTGGTACTGTAGCGATTAAAAGAGATTTTATACATCCAGCTATGCGTTTACCTACTATGCTAATAAACCCTGAGGAAAATACAGAAATGGTAGTTTCTCTTCCAAAGGAAGCAACAAAAGCAGTCACAAGAGAGCAGGCTTTAAAAATATTTTATCAATTGGGAATGATGGATGTTCTAACTACATTGATGGGAATCGGAGATTTACATACGGATAATATTATTATCACGGATAAAGGTCCTCTTATCATTGATGCGGAAGTCTCTTTTATTGATTATTCAAATAATTATATACAGAGTAGTGTAGGGCCATTAAAAAGATATTGGTCAAGTGACCAATTTTCTCTTGCTTCCTCTGTATTCTTTATAAGAGATATATGCGGAATCCGAATGTCATGGGAAGCCTATGCTGATTCAGACTCACCATACCAACAGGAGTTTTTTACAGGAAGAAAAGAAACTATTGCATATCTACAGACAGGGGATGCTTTTAACCAATTGATGCACACATGTAAATCTAATTTGTGGAAAATACAAACTGTGTGA
- a CDS encoding MORN motif containing protein: MKRKHSSEDYVRFFHIYIDRRVFMLLLLLVLCIPIFFFRRDLQQLLNRITNQNMEAATFSYNDLNLAKYQGNVKILNQEGKLTYEGMFSNGACNGKGTLYDEHGHKIYTGEFVDNVMEDKSGTLYFDKGDMRKYVGEVHNNRADGDGTAYRKVDERYALLYEGSFVDGEFEGKGIYYDEHGNIDYEGEFLDNMRHGQGILYEEGAYTRKVYQGEFAFGKPQGTGTLFDTFGKAYYTGAMHEGHINFTSFLPSTLEDVQTSFLLPYQIYVYENTTAIVYKTDLLSLAFFTKYPLKLDKGEKEWKLKDKQEPKDIVISSIMMVDNNIDDPNTGTDSDKIEASWQKKYHSHTQELLMDAYDVIALRLTENKQFKEYRKCTSLVDHGNNIEELQYHFQLDLTRRVLYPVTELSIGYGYPIYEDKLLYTIMLKEDEAAKEESEKFVK; this comes from the coding sequence ATGAAAAGAAAACATTCCAGTGAAGATTACGTACGCTTCTTTCATATATATATTGACCGCAGGGTATTTATGCTTCTGTTACTGCTTGTTCTCTGTATTCCGATTTTTTTCTTTCGCAGAGATTTGCAGCAGCTCTTAAATCGCATCACCAATCAGAATATGGAGGCTGCCACCTTTTCCTATAACGATTTGAATCTGGCAAAATACCAGGGTAATGTGAAAATCCTGAATCAGGAAGGAAAGCTTACCTATGAGGGCATGTTTTCCAATGGGGCATGCAATGGCAAGGGAACCTTATATGATGAACACGGACACAAAATCTATACCGGTGAATTTGTGGATAATGTTATGGAGGATAAAAGCGGTACCCTGTATTTTGACAAAGGAGACATGCGCAAATATGTCGGAGAGGTGCATAACAACCGTGCGGATGGAGATGGAACGGCCTATCGCAAAGTCGATGAAAGATATGCTTTACTATATGAAGGCTCCTTTGTAGATGGTGAATTTGAAGGGAAGGGGATTTATTACGATGAGCATGGAAACATTGACTATGAAGGGGAATTTCTTGACAATATGCGGCATGGACAGGGGATTCTGTATGAGGAAGGTGCCTATACCCGCAAGGTGTATCAGGGAGAATTTGCCTTTGGAAAGCCGCAGGGTACCGGTACGCTGTTTGATACCTTCGGCAAGGCTTACTATACCGGTGCCATGCATGAAGGGCATATCAACTTCACATCCTTTCTGCCATCCACACTAGAAGATGTACAAACAAGCTTTCTATTGCCGTATCAGATTTATGTTTATGAAAATACAACGGCAATCGTATACAAAACAGATTTGTTATCCCTGGCTTTTTTTACCAAATATCCATTAAAGCTGGATAAAGGCGAGAAAGAATGGAAGCTGAAGGATAAGCAGGAGCCTAAGGATATCGTAATTTCCTCCATCATGATGGTGGATAACAATATTGATGATCCTAATACTGGAACGGACTCGGATAAAATTGAAGCCTCATGGCAGAAAAAATATCATTCGCATACACAAGAGCTTCTGATGGATGCCTACGATGTAATAGCACTACGGCTTACGGAAAATAAACAATTTAAAGAATATCGCAAATGTACAAGCCTTGTAGATCACGGTAATAATATAGAAGAATTGCAATACCATTTCCAGCTTGATCTTACAAGGCGTGTCCTCTATCCGGTAACGGAGCTGTCTATCGGCTATGGCTATCCGATATATGAGGATAAGCTGCTGTATACAATCATGCTAAAGGAGGATGAGGCAGCAAAGGAAGAAAGTGAGAAATTTGTGAAATGA
- a CDS encoding DUF4255 domain-containing protein: protein MIHEVSKTLCAQLIDQLYPDYLLDRDGVQLCIPRHEHQDVQIGIYLYDISEYSITAQRYASVDGDSRVFPPKLMELSYLIYVNEDARFGGYNKEQEEILYEKMIQIFHDLSVLQVKNCQLPLQFVNMELDSKIHIWESLHQPLQPALYLRVAPVEIASMKNEKVNIVRHVDVKTKSKHKGGV from the coding sequence ATGATCCATGAGGTATCTAAGACACTATGCGCACAGCTGATTGACCAGTTGTATCCGGATTATCTGCTGGACCGCGACGGCGTGCAGCTCTGCATTCCCAGACATGAGCATCAGGATGTACAGATCGGTATCTATCTGTATGATATCAGCGAATACTCCATAACCGCACAGCGCTATGCAAGTGTGGATGGAGATTCCCGTGTATTCCCCCCAAAACTGATGGAACTGAGCTACCTGATCTATGTGAATGAGGATGCACGCTTTGGCGGTTACAATAAGGAGCAGGAGGAGATCCTGTATGAGAAAATGATACAGATCTTCCATGATTTGTCTGTCTTGCAGGTAAAGAACTGTCAGCTTCCTCTGCAGTTTGTCAATATGGAGCTGGATTCGAAAATTCATATATGGGAAAGTCTTCATCAGCCTTTGCAGCCTGCATTGTATCTGCGAGTTGCACCGGTGGAGATAGCTTCTATGAAAAATGAAAAGGTCAATATTGTACGGCATGTGGATGTCAAGACAAAAAGTAAACACAAGGGAGGAGTTTAA
- a CDS encoding DUF4280 domain-containing protein, translated as MGAIVTTGAMMKCSFGVAPCPFQALSNTSVLAGLPVGTMQDISLGSIPTFGMCQSLANPMVASATAAALGVLTPMPCIPVIAGPWMITGPTVQLKGSPVLTMDAKAMCAYGGIIQFISTPAQKVTVK; from the coding sequence ATGGGAGCGATTGTAACAACAGGAGCTATGATGAAATGCTCGTTTGGGGTGGCACCGTGTCCCTTTCAGGCATTGAGTAATACCAGTGTATTGGCAGGATTGCCTGTAGGTACCATGCAGGATATCAGTCTCGGCAGTATTCCAACATTCGGTATGTGTCAGAGCTTGGCGAATCCTATGGTAGCCAGTGCAACAGCTGCTGCACTGGGAGTGCTGACACCGATGCCCTGTATTCCTGTAATAGCTGGACCATGGATGATTACAGGACCCACTGTTCAGCTGAAAGGAAGCCCGGTATTAACAATGGATGCCAAGGCAATGTGTGCATATGGAGGTATCATCCAGTTCATATCCACACCGGCACAAAAGGTTACAGTGAAATAA
- a CDS encoding phage tail sheath family protein — translation MAEYLSPGVYVEEFDSGPKAMEGVGTSTAGFIGLAKRGPVTGKPVLITGLSQFRSVFGGYLDASVKYRHLAYGIDQFFTNGGSCCYVMRVASSQDTAAVLKLAHEGVTLHLEAGSVGAWGNEIRVSMEKQRLIKTNILEEAKDEEQRIFRVKSISGYEAGDLVELVSNEGKEYNRIVSVREGELELEHSFTIPYADNNMLPSIFLHRIGFLIQAECDGIVETYNVSLNSAATDFVNRVMGKGIILHAVFSIEEESVDRLSSWLTQFALNDAAYTGFLKDGKTVIEEGAELFLGEDKGPGKRSGLEAFKEVDDVSIMAIPGVTIPEVQSALVAHCEGLTNRFAILDMPSDTRSVDEMLTHRSYFDSTYAAIYHPWLQMFDPLMKTNSYFPPSASMAGIYARVDNMRGVHKAPANEVIRSCTGLSVNYNEVEQGKVNPKGINLIRSLPGQGIRVWGARTMSSDPSWKYINVRRLFIYVEESIRANTNWAVFEPNDANLWMRVEGTIHMFLNTLWRSGALAGSSEDQAFFINIGPSTMTQDDILNGRLICVIGIAPVRPAEFVIFRITQKMQELS, via the coding sequence ATGGCAGAATATTTATCACCGGGAGTATACGTAGAGGAGTTTGACAGCGGGCCAAAAGCCATGGAGGGTGTTGGAACATCGACAGCAGGGTTTATCGGGCTTGCGAAGCGCGGCCCTGTTACCGGAAAGCCGGTGCTGATTACCGGACTTTCACAATTTCGCAGCGTGTTTGGAGGATATCTGGATGCCTCTGTGAAATACCGCCATTTAGCGTATGGAATTGATCAGTTTTTTACAAACGGCGGCAGCTGCTGCTATGTCATGCGTGTCGCAAGCAGTCAGGATACGGCTGCTGTTCTAAAGCTGGCACATGAAGGTGTCACTCTGCATCTGGAAGCAGGCAGTGTCGGCGCATGGGGAAATGAAATCCGCGTCTCCATGGAAAAACAGCGCCTGATCAAAACAAATATCCTGGAAGAAGCTAAGGATGAGGAACAGCGGATATTCCGTGTTAAGAGTATCAGCGGATATGAGGCTGGTGATCTAGTGGAGCTCGTATCCAATGAAGGAAAAGAATACAACCGTATTGTCAGTGTACGTGAGGGAGAGCTGGAGCTGGAACACAGCTTTACGATTCCATACGCAGATAACAATATGCTTCCTTCCATATTTCTACATCGAATCGGTTTTCTTATACAAGCAGAATGTGACGGTATCGTGGAAACCTATAATGTTTCACTGAACAGCGCAGCTACGGATTTTGTGAACCGCGTTATGGGAAAGGGAATCATATTGCACGCAGTATTCTCCATAGAAGAGGAATCCGTTGACAGGCTTTCCTCCTGGCTGACGCAGTTTGCATTAAACGACGCTGCTTATACCGGCTTTTTGAAGGATGGAAAAACCGTAATAGAAGAAGGTGCCGAGTTGTTTCTGGGGGAGGATAAAGGCCCAGGTAAGCGCAGCGGTTTGGAAGCCTTCAAAGAGGTGGATGATGTCAGTATTATGGCGATACCGGGTGTGACAATTCCGGAAGTGCAAAGTGCACTTGTCGCACATTGTGAAGGACTAACAAATCGTTTTGCCATTCTGGATATGCCTTCTGATACGCGCAGTGTGGATGAGATGCTGACCCATCGTTCCTATTTTGATTCCACCTATGCGGCCATCTATCATCCATGGCTGCAGATGTTTGATCCACTTATGAAAACAAACAGCTATTTTCCACCGAGTGCCTCCATGGCAGGTATTTATGCGCGTGTGGACAATATGCGCGGAGTGCATAAGGCTCCTGCAAATGAGGTTATCCGCAGCTGTACCGGGTTAAGTGTGAATTACAATGAGGTGGAGCAGGGAAAGGTGAATCCGAAGGGAATCAATCTGATTCGTTCCCTGCCTGGACAGGGAATCCGTGTCTGGGGTGCCAGAACGATGTCCTCTGATCCGTCATGGAAATATATCAATGTGCGCAGGCTTTTCATCTATGTAGAGGAAAGTATTCGTGCCAATACGAACTGGGCGGTATTCGAGCCGAATGATGCCAATCTCTGGATGCGTGTGGAAGGAACGATTCATATGTTCCTAAATACGCTGTGGAGAAGTGGTGCACTGGCTGGCTCCAGTGAGGATCAGGCATTCTTTATCAACATTGGCCCATCGACTATGACACAGGATGATATTCTGAATGGCAGATTGATTTGTGTAATTGGTATTGCACCGGTACGTCCGGCAGAGTTCGTTATCTTCCGTATTACACAGAAGATGCAGGAACTGTCATAA
- a CDS encoding phage tail protein, producing MAVVYPFKKYNYKVTVGSLGDMGFSEISGGDISYEPIEYREGNYESSSVIKQQGIVKYGNVTLKYGLTANKALYDWLNSTQTATVKQEDVVIELLGDDHKTVLTSWTLQKAIPIKLALSDFSATGNELAVESVDIACEAIIRG from the coding sequence ATGGCTGTTGTATATCCATTTAAAAAATATAATTACAAGGTTACTGTGGGAAGTCTTGGAGACATGGGATTCTCCGAGATATCCGGTGGAGATATTTCCTATGAACCGATTGAGTATCGGGAAGGAAATTACGAATCCAGCTCTGTGATCAAACAGCAGGGCATTGTAAAATATGGCAACGTAACATTAAAATACGGATTGACTGCCAACAAGGCACTATATGACTGGCTGAACAGTACGCAAACCGCAACTGTGAAACAGGAGGATGTGGTAATTGAATTGCTGGGAGATGATCATAAAACGGTTCTTACCTCATGGACACTGCAGAAAGCAATTCCTATCAAGCTGGCACTTTCTGATTTCAGCGCCACCGGTAACGAGCTGGCTGTGGAATCCGTGGATATCGCTTGCGAAGCGATTATCAGAGGGTAG
- a CDS encoding phage tail assembly protein — translation MQTEYTFTLPKGYRDAEGVIHKNGTMRLATARDELDAVRDFRTRSAPEYMTVVLLSRVITKLEGCDCVTPEMIADMYTVDANFLQNMYETINNNEDMIIHVTCPHCGKEFDEPINFSQRD, via the coding sequence ATGCAGACAGAATACACATTTACGCTGCCCAAGGGATATCGTGATGCAGAAGGTGTGATACATAAAAACGGTACCATGCGACTTGCAACCGCAAGGGATGAGCTGGATGCTGTACGGGATTTTAGAACCCGCTCAGCCCCGGAGTACATGACGGTTGTTCTGCTTAGCAGAGTCATTACAAAGCTGGAGGGCTGTGATTGTGTCACTCCGGAAATGATTGCCGATATGTACACAGTAGATGCTAATTTTCTTCAAAATATGTATGAAACGATAAACAATAATGAGGATATGATCATTCACGTAACCTGCCCGCACTGCGGCAAGGAGTTTGATGAACCGATAAATTTTTCACAAAGGGATTGA
- a CDS encoding phage tail protein, protein MTMELLHAYRFGVTIQNTTMGFQELSGIAREIEVETYQEGGRNDSVLLFPKRTTSQGTITLKKGVYSEQQHPFYLVGEQIDSMAIEVYGNDGRTVMKTYTLKNLVVAKWEVSAMQAQSNEILIDTFTLAYGELYVLS, encoded by the coding sequence ATGACAATGGAATTACTGCATGCCTACCGTTTTGGTGTGACCATACAAAATACAACTATGGGATTTCAGGAGCTGAGCGGCATCGCCCGGGAAATTGAAGTGGAGACATACCAGGAAGGAGGACGGAATGATTCTGTTCTCCTTTTCCCTAAACGCACAACCTCACAGGGGACGATAACCCTGAAAAAGGGAGTTTACAGTGAACAGCAGCATCCGTTTTATCTGGTAGGCGAGCAGATTGACTCCATGGCGATTGAGGTATATGGAAATGATGGAAGGACGGTCATGAAAACCTATACATTAAAAAATCTTGTGGTAGCGAAATGGGAGGTGTCTGCTATGCAGGCACAGAGCAATGAAATCCTGATTGATACCTTTACACTGGCATATGGAGAGCTTTATGTTCTTTCATAA
- a CDS encoding phage tail protein: MKEALCYQSNREMRLHGNAIHMKPTPDGALAMDVQSSEAVYVSDVFDCGEVSGTWNELHLHFEQLWELQASVWMFDAEAAKTQLLTLSVEDQFHVIRQKGFTQNSSDMLLYGRGEAACGRYLVFCFQVRKPKGNHLYFTGYELSFPAVLFSEYLPYVYQNNPTLDAYLSVFKDVYLSLEDEIDRFYEQLDPESATEENLRELLTWQGLEHFQDYAELAALRMLPALWNRIYREKGSLFYLSELVKFLFHIEVCMKAKDTVLHVFVPCIPVEKKQKLLFFFQQEASANTEIQVHFMRQSFMNHNAYLGITTALQKADRVMNTAQLNCADIMK, encoded by the coding sequence TTGAAGGAGGCATTATGTTATCAGTCAAATAGAGAAATGCGTCTGCATGGGAATGCCATTCATATGAAGCCGACACCCGATGGTGCACTGGCAATGGATGTGCAAAGCAGTGAAGCTGTGTATGTCAGTGATGTGTTTGACTGTGGCGAGGTATCAGGAACATGGAACGAGCTGCATTTACATTTTGAACAGCTGTGGGAGCTGCAGGCTTCTGTCTGGATGTTTGATGCTGAAGCTGCCAAAACACAGCTGCTCACGTTATCTGTTGAGGATCAGTTTCATGTGATACGGCAAAAGGGATTCACGCAAAACAGTAGTGATATGTTATTGTATGGCAGAGGGGAAGCTGCTTGCGGACGTTATCTGGTCTTCTGCTTTCAGGTACGAAAGCCAAAGGGAAACCATCTGTATTTTACAGGCTATGAACTGAGCTTTCCGGCGGTTTTGTTCAGTGAGTATCTGCCCTATGTTTATCAGAACAATCCAACGCTGGACGCTTATCTGTCTGTATTCAAGGATGTTTATCTATCGTTAGAGGATGAAATTGACAGGTTCTATGAACAGCTGGATCCGGAAAGTGCAACGGAAGAAAATCTGAGGGAGCTGCTTACCTGGCAGGGGCTGGAACATTTTCAGGATTATGCTGAGCTAGCTGCACTGCGCATGCTTCCGGCTTTATGGAATCGTATCTATCGGGAAAAGGGCAGTCTGTTTTATCTTTCTGAGCTGGTGAAATTTTTGTTTCACATTGAAGTATGTATGAAAGCAAAGGATACTGTTCTTCATGTATTTGTACCTTGTATACCTGTGGAGAAAAAGCAGAAGCTGTTATTCTTTTTTCAGCAAGAGGCATCGGCGAATACGGAGATACAGGTACATTTTATGAGGCAGTCCTTTATGAATCACAATGCATATCTTGGAATTACGACAGCTCTGCAAAAAGCAGACAGAGTAATGAATACTGCACAATTGAATTGTGCGGATATCATGAAGTGA
- a CDS encoding AAA family ATPase: MAFLNEDILFQRIEETYLMMTPVRLQAYVLYYLSSGCLPQHKAFRYVEVSQQTFASIYKEQLAELLKNITLNKSCILAAEAYAGKRTLALQCAKTLEEPVFLLSGIAWKQADVKERFHILNCIAFFIRLQDGGIVYLDTKEELLREEISYLEYFFNCFNIPVIISAESVITNRYPVIQLPPYLSAADLRTMSFFLWGKEWVKSYLHMTPQDMVDYKKTDPEGSRLSNYHMDIISSDCSSPLYKILPADSQWKDWLGSDDLKEQLRYILFRIQHMGDSDFHVHDRIQACIVLFHGPSGTGKTLAAKILGKEAGLPVWQVDLSMIMDKYVGESEKHLRKMFSNAQRNNCILLFDEADVLFGKRTAVSSSNDKYANSATAFLLQEIERYQGIVILTTNILQNFDDAFLRRITVMIRFPLPDKTVKAEKWRVCFSDIPLKTELPSIWLAEHLNLTLAQIENVAVNAACYWRMEDGAVFTLEHILKAVKLEYNKRQEQVPVEVMKFLHN; this comes from the coding sequence ATGGCTTTTTTAAACGAAGATATCCTTTTCCAGCGTATTGAAGAAACCTATCTGATGATGACGCCGGTCAGATTACAAGCTTATGTATTATACTATCTGTCCAGTGGCTGCCTGCCTCAGCATAAGGCGTTTCGATATGTGGAAGTATCACAGCAGACATTTGCTTCAATATATAAAGAACAACTGGCAGAACTGTTGAAGAATATAACTTTAAATAAATCATGTATTTTAGCTGCAGAAGCATATGCAGGAAAGCGAACACTGGCATTGCAATGTGCAAAAACTCTTGAAGAACCAGTGTTTTTACTATCTGGTATTGCATGGAAACAGGCAGATGTAAAGGAACGATTTCATATATTGAATTGTATTGCTTTTTTTATCAGACTGCAGGATGGCGGTATTGTTTATTTAGATACTAAAGAGGAACTGCTAAGAGAAGAGATTTCCTATCTTGAATATTTTTTTAACTGCTTCAACATCCCTGTTATTATTTCTGCTGAATCGGTTATCACAAACAGATATCCAGTCATACAATTACCTCCGTATTTATCTGCAGCGGATTTGCGGACAATGAGTTTCTTTCTTTGGGGAAAGGAATGGGTTAAATCTTATCTTCATATGACACCGCAGGATATGGTGGATTATAAAAAAACAGACCCTGAGGGAAGCAGATTGAGTAATTATCATATGGATATAATTTCTAGTGATTGTAGTTCTCCACTTTATAAAATACTGCCTGCTGATTCACAATGGAAGGACTGGCTGGGCAGTGATGACCTGAAGGAACAACTGCGCTATATTTTATTTAGAATTCAGCATATGGGGGATTCTGACTTTCATGTACATGATAGAATCCAGGCATGTATTGTCCTGTTTCATGGTCCAAGTGGTACCGGTAAGACCTTGGCTGCCAAAATTCTAGGAAAGGAAGCTGGTCTTCCTGTGTGGCAGGTAGATCTTTCAATGATAATGGATAAATATGTCGGAGAAAGTGAAAAACACCTGCGTAAAATGTTTAGCAATGCTCAGAGAAATAATTGTATCCTGTTATTTGATGAAGCGGATGTACTTTTTGGAAAGCGGACAGCAGTATCCTCTTCAAATGATAAATATGCGAATAGTGCGACGGCCTTTTTACTGCAGGAAATAGAGCGGTATCAGGGGATTGTGATTCTGACAACCAATATCCTTCAGAATTTCGATGATGCTTTTTTAAGACGTATAACAGTCATGATTCGGTTTCCTCTACCTGATAAAACTGTAAAAGCAGAAAAATGGAGAGTCTGTTTTTCCGATATCCCTTTAAAAACAGAACTTCCCTCTATCTGGCTTGCAGAGCATCTGAATCTTACTCTGGCACAAATTGAAAATGTTGCAGTCAATGCCGCTTGTTACTGGAGAATGGAAGATGGTGCTGTCTTTACTTTGGAACATATCTTGAAGGCAGTCAAATTGGAATATAATAAACGGCAGGAGCAGGTTCCGGTTGAAGTAATGAAATTTCTTCATAATTAG